Proteins from a single region of Chryseobacterium scophthalmum:
- a CDS encoding Yip1 family protein, protein METKYTEDQFEEFEKYDALSDQDIFTKIWTEPRRVFKFINDTRYEKYLYILLIFAGIVRAFDRASSKDMGDHSSLLFIVFGCIVGGGMLGWISYYIYSALLSWTGKWLNGVGNTSSIYRVMAYAMIPSILGLVFLFLQIAVFGNDYFKSNTDYLESSIEGSIVFWISFTMEMLLSFASLVLMVIGLSEVQKFSIGKAIINLILPVAFIVVPIVLIVFIATIF, encoded by the coding sequence ATGGAAACAAAATATACAGAAGATCAATTTGAGGAGTTTGAAAAATATGATGCACTTTCTGATCAGGATATTTTTACAAAAATCTGGACAGAGCCAAGAAGGGTTTTCAAATTTATAAACGATACCCGATACGAGAAATACTTATACATCCTGCTCATTTTTGCAGGTATTGTAAGAGCTTTTGATCGAGCCTCTTCAAAAGATATGGGTGATCATTCTTCTTTGCTTTTTATTGTTTTTGGTTGTATTGTTGGAGGAGGAATGTTGGGATGGATCTCTTATTACATTTATTCGGCATTATTAAGCTGGACAGGAAAATGGCTAAACGGAGTAGGAAATACTTCTTCTATTTACAGAGTTATGGCGTATGCAATGATTCCTTCGATTTTAGGATTGGTGTTTTTATTTTTACAAATTGCAGTGTTTGGAAATGATTATTTCAAGAGTAACACAGATTATCTTGAGTCTAGTATTGAAGGAAGCATTGTTTTCTGGATCTCATTTACAATGGAAATGCTTTTGTCTTTTGCATCACTTGTTCTCATGGTGATCGGGCTTTCTGAGGTGCAAAAATTTTCGATAGGCAAAGCAATTATTAATCTGATTTTACCCGTTGCCTTCATTGTTGTGCCAATTGTACTGATTGTATTTATAGCGACGATATTTTAA
- a CDS encoding acyl-CoA thioesterase, whose translation MSLIFEKQIKITEQHIDLNNHVNNVQYVKWVEEIAGEHWDSVKNKLGFSDDIWMLLDHHIQYKKQVYLGDIITIKTYPKSPEGIRQPRKVEFYCNDALVVDSLTLWVFIDKETQKIKRLDENWLSLL comes from the coding sequence ATGAGTTTGATTTTTGAAAAACAAATAAAAATTACGGAGCAACATATCGATTTAAATAATCACGTCAATAATGTGCAATATGTAAAATGGGTAGAAGAAATTGCAGGTGAACATTGGGATTCTGTAAAAAATAAACTGGGTTTTTCAGATGATATCTGGATGCTTCTCGATCATCATATTCAATACAAAAAGCAGGTTTATTTAGGAGATATAATTACTATAAAAACTTATCCAAAATCACCGGAAGGAATTCGACAGCCAAGAAAAGTAGAATTCTATTGCAATGATGCTTTGGTTGTAGATTCTCTCACGCTTTGGGTTTTTATTGATAAAGAAACGCAGAAAATTAAAAGATTGGATGAGAATTGGCTAAGCTTACTTTGA
- the aceA gene encoding isocitrate lyase, whose amino-acid sequence MKTKQDQIQEIEKDWLENPRWNGVKRPYTAEEVLKLRGSYKLDYTIATEMSKKFWDKLNSQDFVAGLGALTGNQAVQEVDAGLEAIYLSGWQVAADANLSGEMYPDQSLYPANSVPSVVKKINNALLRADQIQSVNGGGEKEYLVPIIADAEAGFGGNLNAYELMKQMIEAGAAAVHFEDQLSSAKKCGHLGGKVLVPTQEAINKLISARLAADVLGVPSLIIARTDADAADLLTSDIDDRDKKFVTGERTSEGFYVVKNGVEQGIDRGLSYAPYADLIWMETSNPDLEQARKFAEGIHAKYPGKMLAYNCSPSFNWAARLSVEEMLNFREELAKLGYKFQFITLAGFHALNTAMFELALAYKEKGMAGYSELQEREFALQQKGFRAVKHQTFVGTGYFDEVQNIVTGGSSATVAMKDSTETAQFH is encoded by the coding sequence ATGAAAACAAAACAAGATCAAATTCAGGAAATAGAAAAAGACTGGTTAGAAAACCCACGTTGGAATGGTGTAAAAAGACCTTACACAGCTGAAGAGGTATTAAAACTTCGAGGTTCTTATAAATTAGATTATACGATTGCAACAGAAATGTCAAAGAAATTTTGGGATAAACTGAATTCTCAGGATTTTGTTGCGGGTTTAGGAGCTTTGACGGGAAATCAAGCGGTACAGGAAGTTGACGCAGGATTGGAAGCGATTTATCTTTCAGGATGGCAGGTTGCAGCAGATGCGAATTTATCTGGTGAAATGTATCCTGATCAATCTTTGTATCCTGCGAACTCAGTGCCTTCTGTTGTGAAAAAAATTAATAATGCTTTGTTGAGGGCAGATCAGATTCAATCGGTAAACGGAGGTGGAGAAAAAGAATATTTAGTTCCTATTATTGCTGATGCAGAAGCTGGTTTTGGTGGAAATCTGAATGCGTATGAATTGATGAAGCAAATGATTGAAGCGGGAGCTGCAGCGGTACATTTTGAAGATCAGTTATCTTCTGCGAAAAAATGTGGTCATTTGGGCGGAAAAGTTTTGGTTCCGACTCAGGAAGCGATTAATAAATTAATTTCGGCTCGTTTGGCGGCGGATGTTTTGGGCGTTCCAAGTTTAATTATTGCAAGAACGGATGCGGATGCAGCAGATTTGTTGACTTCAGATATTGATGACAGAGATAAAAAATTTGTAACTGGTGAAAGAACCTCCGAAGGTTTTTATGTGGTGAAAAATGGAGTGGAACAGGGAATTGACAGAGGTTTATCTTATGCTCCTTACGCAGATCTAATATGGATGGAAACTTCAAATCCTGATCTGGAACAGGCAAGAAAGTTTGCAGAAGGAATTCATGCTAAATATCCGGGAAAAATGTTGGCTTATAATTGTTCGCCTTCTTTCAACTGGGCAGCAAGACTAAGCGTTGAAGAAATGTTGAATTTCAGAGAAGAATTGGCAAAATTGGGTTACAAATTCCAGTTTATTACGCTGGCTGGTTTCCATGCATTGAATACGGCGATGTTTGAATTGGCTTTAGCTTATAAAGAAAAAGGAATGGCAGGTTATTCTGAACTACAGGAAAGAGAATTTGCTTTGCAGCAAAAAGGTTTCAGAGCAGTGAAACACCAGACTTTTGTGGGAACAGGATATTTTGATGAGGTTCAGAATATTGTTACAGGAGGTTCTTCGGCGACTGTTGCAATGAAAGATTCTACAGAAACTGCACAGTTTCATTAA
- the aceB gene encoding malate synthase A, translated as METKTQLNINTQPQFEEVFTNDLIDFLVELHQNFNAKRLELLEERKKMQQEFDKGNLPKFLSETEEIRNGNWICALLPEDLLDRRVEITGPVDRKMIINALNSGASTFMADFEDSNSPTWKNCMEGQINLSDAINRKIDFTNEQGKSYQLNEKTAVLLVRPRGLHLNEKHVEINGEPTSASLIDFGIYFFRNIKRLRENGSGAYFYLPKLEHYKEARWWNDVFVFAQNYIGIPQGSIKATVLVETITASFQIDEILFELKEHSSGLNCGRWDYIFSFIKKFRNLPEFIVPDRDQVTMTSPFMSAYSKRVIEVCHKRNVHAIGGMAAQIPIKNDYEANSQAFGKVRNDKEREVKNGHDGTWVAHPALVSVAKDIFDQFMPSQNQIDKKFDYKITENNLLEIPKGEITEKGVRKNINVGILYIESWLMGIGAAAIYNLMEDAATAEISRTQIWQWLKNEAVLNDDRTLTRGMILQWEFEELERIEKYVGEERFKNGKFNLAKELFNELIFCENFEEFLTLKTYPFI; from the coding sequence ATGGAAACTAAAACACAATTAAATATAAACACTCAACCGCAGTTTGAAGAAGTGTTTACCAATGATCTGATCGATTTTTTGGTTGAACTTCATCAAAATTTTAATGCTAAAAGATTAGAACTTTTAGAAGAAAGAAAAAAAATGCAGCAGGAATTTGATAAAGGAAATCTTCCGAAATTTTTATCTGAAACAGAAGAAATCAGAAATGGAAATTGGATTTGCGCTCTGCTTCCTGAAGATTTGCTCGACAGAAGAGTGGAAATTACCGGACCGGTTGATCGGAAAATGATTATCAATGCTTTGAATTCTGGTGCTTCAACGTTTATGGCAGATTTTGAAGACAGTAATTCGCCAACCTGGAAAAACTGTATGGAAGGACAAATCAATCTTTCTGATGCCATCAATCGAAAAATTGATTTTACGAATGAGCAGGGGAAATCTTATCAGTTGAATGAAAAAACGGCTGTTTTATTGGTTCGTCCGAGAGGTTTGCATTTAAATGAAAAGCATGTTGAAATTAATGGTGAGCCAACTTCTGCTTCGTTAATCGATTTTGGAATTTACTTTTTCAGAAATATAAAAAGGTTGCGGGAAAATGGAAGTGGAGCTTATTTTTATCTTCCAAAATTAGAGCATTACAAAGAAGCTCGTTGGTGGAATGATGTTTTTGTTTTTGCTCAAAATTATATTGGGATTCCGCAAGGTTCTATTAAAGCAACAGTTTTAGTTGAGACAATCACGGCTTCTTTTCAGATCGACGAAATTTTATTTGAATTAAAAGAGCACAGCTCAGGTTTAAATTGCGGACGATGGGATTATATTTTTTCATTCATTAAAAAATTCAGAAATCTTCCTGAATTTATCGTTCCAGATAGAGATCAGGTGACCATGACTTCGCCTTTTATGAGTGCTTATTCTAAAAGAGTGATTGAAGTTTGTCACAAAAGAAACGTTCATGCAATTGGCGGAATGGCGGCACAAATTCCTATTAAAAATGATTATGAAGCGAATAGTCAGGCTTTCGGAAAAGTGAGAAATGATAAAGAACGAGAAGTTAAAAATGGTCATGACGGAACTTGGGTAGCGCATCCGGCTTTGGTTTCTGTAGCGAAAGATATTTTTGATCAGTTTATGCCTTCACAAAATCAAATTGATAAAAAGTTTGATTACAAAATCACAGAAAATAATTTGCTGGAAATTCCGAAAGGTGAAATCACTGAGAAAGGAGTAAGAAAAAATATCAACGTCGGAATTCTTTATATCGAATCTTGGTTAATGGGAATTGGAGCTGCAGCCATTTATAATCTGATGGAAGATGCAGCCACGGCTGAAATTTCAAGAACCCAAATCTGGCAATGGCTAAAAAATGAAGCGGTATTAAATGATGATCGAACATTGACGAGAGGAATGATTTTGCAGTGGGAATTTGAAGAATTGGAACGCATCGAAAAATATGTAGGTGAAGAACGTTTCAAAAACGGAAAATTCAATCTGGCAAAAGAACTTTTCAACGAATTGATCTTCTGCGAAAACTTCGAAGAATTTTTAACCTTAAAAACATATCCATTTATTTGA
- a CDS encoding helix-turn-helix domain-containing protein: MNSDSNFIKTVFGLKLKQQRQKKNWSLQDLALKTGLSKSYLNEIENGKKYPKHDKIIQLSESLNCTFDDLVSTKLDKSLAPFNEILQSDFFKEIPLNLFGINKNNLISIISDAPKKVTAFINALIEISQNYNLGKERFYFAVLRSFQELNDNYFPEIEDKVLQFAQENQLKINKNLQTDILEKILTERFNYTIQSEDFEQYGTLDNLRSLFIPEKKLLLLNKKLEQDQKTFIFAKEIGFNVLELKNRPNTYSWLDFGSFEEILNNFYASYFAGALLISKEKTIEETSDFFLQNDWKPTNFEDLIKKFTHSPETFYYRLTNILSSELGIKDLFYLCLVKKKNSDKIQILKELHLNHQQAPHANATNEHYCRRWIAIKNLHELTENKTLTDAQISHYKDQGVSYLVISTSQKNPFSDGSNRSYCLGILLNSQTIKKINFIKSETLKTINVGVTCESCSIADCEVRQSPPIRLEKEYFNSSMKNAIEKIRKDF; the protein is encoded by the coding sequence ATGAATTCTGACAGCAACTTTATCAAAACGGTTTTCGGACTCAAACTAAAACAGCAGAGACAAAAGAAAAATTGGTCTTTACAGGATCTAGCCTTAAAGACAGGATTATCAAAATCTTACCTTAATGAAATTGAAAACGGTAAAAAATATCCGAAACATGATAAAATTATTCAGCTTTCAGAATCTTTAAACTGCACTTTTGATGATTTAGTTTCAACAAAACTTGATAAAAGTTTAGCGCCTTTCAATGAAATTTTACAATCAGATTTTTTCAAAGAAATTCCACTTAATCTTTTCGGAATCAATAAAAATAACCTCATCAGTATTATCAGCGACGCGCCAAAAAAAGTGACCGCTTTTATTAATGCTTTGATAGAAATTTCACAGAACTACAATTTAGGAAAAGAGCGGTTTTACTTTGCTGTCTTGCGTTCGTTTCAGGAATTAAACGACAATTATTTCCCAGAAATTGAAGATAAAGTTTTGCAGTTTGCACAGGAAAATCAATTAAAAATCAACAAAAATTTACAAACTGATATTTTAGAAAAAATTCTGACTGAAAGATTCAATTACACGATTCAATCAGAAGATTTTGAACAATATGGAACATTGGATAATCTTCGGTCGTTATTTATTCCTGAGAAAAAATTATTGCTTTTAAATAAAAAATTAGAACAAGATCAAAAGACCTTTATTTTTGCGAAAGAAATAGGGTTTAATGTTTTGGAATTAAAGAATCGTCCGAACACTTATTCATGGCTAGATTTTGGAAGTTTTGAAGAAATTCTGAACAACTTTTATGCTTCTTATTTCGCAGGGGCTTTACTGATCTCAAAAGAAAAAACAATTGAAGAAACATCTGATTTTTTCTTGCAAAACGATTGGAAACCAACCAATTTTGAAGATCTAATTAAAAAGTTTACTCATTCACCTGAAACATTTTATTATCGTTTAACCAATATTCTTTCTTCAGAATTAGGAATTAAGGATTTGTTTTATTTATGTCTGGTTAAAAAGAAAAATTCAGATAAAATTCAGATCTTAAAGGAATTACATCTTAATCATCAACAAGCTCCACATGCGAATGCAACGAATGAACACTACTGCAGAAGATGGATCGCGATCAAAAACCTGCATGAATTAACTGAAAATAAAACATTGACGGATGCCCAAATTTCGCATTACAAAGACCAGGGTGTAAGTTATCTGGTGATTTCCACCTCGCAAAAAAATCCGTTTTCGGATGGAAGTAACAGAAGTTATTGTTTGGGAATCTTATTGAACTCGCAGACCATTAAAAAAATTAATTTTATTAAATCTGAAACCTTAAAAACCATCAATGTTGGTGTGACTTGTGAATCGTGTAGCATTGCGGATTGCGAAGTGAGACAATCGCCACCAATTCGTCTTGAGAAGGAATATTTTAATTCAAGTATGAAAAATGCGATTGAAAAGATTCGGAAGGATTTTTAG
- a CDS encoding ComF family protein, producing the protein MQFEKENLSRKIIHELKYKNREKAGKILAEWTTERLDFKNKKPDLLVSVPLHPKKLKERGYNQLHLFTETLSKFYEIPFRHDLIKRNHYSKAQALKDRQHRLETQNIFSITENISGKHILLIDDVFTTGNTIASIAWEILKAGNNKVSVLVMAMDE; encoded by the coding sequence ATGCAATTTGAAAAGGAAAATTTAAGCCGAAAAATCATCCACGAATTAAAATATAAAAATCGAGAAAAAGCAGGAAAGATTTTAGCTGAATGGACGACAGAACGTTTAGATTTCAAAAATAAAAAACCTGATTTGTTGGTTTCTGTTCCATTGCATCCAAAGAAATTAAAAGAGAGAGGCTATAATCAACTGCATTTGTTTACAGAAACATTATCTAAGTTTTATGAGATTCCTTTTAGGCATGATTTAATTAAAAGAAATCATTATTCAAAAGCACAGGCTTTGAAAGACAGACAACATCGTCTTGAAACTCAAAATATCTTTTCCATCACAGAAAATATTTCGGGAAAACATATTTTATTGATTGATGATGTTTTTACCACCGGAAATACAATTGCTTCGATTGCCTGGGAAATTTTGAAAGCAGGAAACAACAAAGTGAGTGTTTTGGTAATGGCAATGGATGAATGA
- the upp gene encoding uracil phosphoribosyltransferase, with product MNTVLLSEQFSLVNTWINELRNVEIQHDRMRFRRNMERIGEIAAFEISKSLEQKEVEIQTPLDTIKVKEIAVQPVITTILRAGVPLFEGILNYLDRADCGFVAAYRKHDANDYFSIKQDYLTCPNIDGRPLIVADPMLATGASLIEAIKDLLTNGTPTQLHIVAAIASKEGVETIEKAYPDAKIWVGAIDENLTSKGYITPGLGDAGDLSYGEKLQR from the coding sequence ATGAATACAGTCTTATTATCAGAACAGTTTTCTTTGGTTAATACTTGGATTAATGAACTTAGAAACGTAGAAATTCAGCACGACCGAATGAGATTCCGTAGAAATATGGAAAGAATCGGTGAAATTGCAGCATTTGAAATAAGTAAAAGTTTAGAACAGAAAGAAGTTGAAATTCAAACTCCTTTAGATACGATTAAAGTAAAAGAAATTGCTGTTCAACCTGTAATTACCACAATTTTAAGAGCGGGAGTTCCTTTGTTTGAAGGGATTTTAAATTATTTGGATAGAGCAGATTGCGGTTTTGTAGCTGCGTATAGAAAACACGATGCCAACGATTATTTTTCAATCAAACAGGATTATCTTACCTGTCCGAATATTGACGGAAGACCTTTAATTGTTGCAGATCCTATGTTGGCAACCGGAGCTTCTTTAATTGAAGCGATTAAAGATTTGCTAACCAACGGAACGCCTACTCAGCTTCATATTGTAGCAGCAATTGCTTCAAAGGAAGGTGTTGAAACCATCGAAAAAGCCTATCCTGATGCAAAAATTTGGGTTGGAGCAATTGATGAAAATTTAACTTCAAAAGGATATATTACACCAGGTTTAGGTGATGCCGGAGATTTAAGCTACGGAGAAAAACTTCAGAGATAG
- the der gene encoding ribosome biogenesis GTPase Der, producing the protein MSNIVAIVGRPNVGKSTLFNRLLERREAIVDSTAGVTRDRHYGKSDWNGVDFTVIDTGGYDVNNDDVFQGEISKQVQLAIDEATSIIFMLNVEEGLTDTDHEIHEMLRRSNKPTYIVINKVDSAKEEVDATEFYQLGIEKYYTISSATGSGTGEILDDIVRDFPTTDYKDPFEGLPKITIAGRPNVGKSTMTNALLDAERNIVTDVAGTTRDSIQTLYNKFGHEFVLVDTAGMRRKSKVNEDLEFYSVMRSIRSIEYSDVVIIMVDATLGWESQDMNIFGLAQKNRKGIVIVVNKWDLIEDKQTNTIRDFEKSIRDKIGQFSDIPILFVSALTKQRILKAVEMAMTVYEDRKKKIKTSKLNEIMLPIFEATPPPANKGKYIKIKYCVQLPTPSPQFVFFCNLPQYVKEPYKRFTENQLRKEFGFTGVPIEVYFRQK; encoded by the coding sequence ATGTCAAATATTGTTGCTATTGTTGGGCGTCCCAACGTAGGAAAATCCACGTTATTTAATCGTTTATTAGAAAGAAGAGAGGCTATTGTAGACTCTACTGCTGGTGTAACGAGAGACCGTCATTACGGAAAATCTGACTGGAATGGTGTAGATTTTACTGTAATTGATACCGGAGGTTATGATGTTAATAACGATGATGTTTTCCAGGGAGAAATTTCTAAGCAGGTGCAATTGGCGATTGACGAAGCTACATCAATTATTTTTATGTTGAATGTAGAAGAAGGTCTTACCGATACGGATCACGAGATCCACGAAATGCTGAGAAGATCAAATAAACCTACTTACATCGTAATCAATAAAGTAGATTCAGCGAAAGAAGAGGTTGATGCTACGGAATTTTACCAGTTAGGAATCGAAAAATATTATACTATTTCTTCTGCAACAGGTTCTGGAACAGGTGAGATTTTGGATGATATTGTAAGAGATTTCCCAACTACAGATTATAAAGATCCTTTTGAAGGATTGCCAAAAATCACCATTGCAGGTCGTCCAAACGTAGGAAAATCTACAATGACGAATGCATTGCTTGATGCTGAAAGAAATATTGTAACGGACGTTGCAGGTACTACAAGAGATAGTATTCAGACATTGTATAATAAATTCGGACACGAGTTTGTGTTGGTAGATACAGCCGGAATGCGCCGTAAATCTAAAGTAAATGAAGATTTAGAATTCTACTCTGTAATGAGGTCTATTCGTTCTATTGAATATTCTGACGTGGTGATCATCATGGTTGATGCTACTTTAGGATGGGAATCTCAGGATATGAATATCTTTGGTCTTGCTCAGAAAAACAGAAAAGGCATCGTAATCGTTGTCAACAAATGGGATTTAATTGAAGACAAACAAACAAATACCATCAGAGATTTCGAAAAATCAATCAGAGATAAAATCGGTCAGTTCAGTGATATTCCAATTTTGTTTGTTTCGGCTTTAACGAAGCAGAGAATTTTGAAAGCTGTAGAAATGGCTATGACTGTTTACGAAGATCGTAAGAAGAAAATTAAAACTTCTAAGCTAAACGAAATTATGCTTCCGATTTTTGAAGCAACTCCACCACCTGCAAACAAAGGGAAATACATTAAAATCAAATATTGCGTACAGCTTCCAACGCCGTCACCGCAGTTTGTATTCTTCTGTAACTTACCACAATATGTAAAAGAACCATACAAGAGATTTACTGAAAACCAATTGAGAAAAGAGTTCGGGTTTACCGGAGTTCCTATCGAAGTGTATTTCAGACAAAAATAA
- the katG gene encoding catalase/peroxidase HPI produces MENDLNDISKCPFHNGTMKKENVAGGGTNNKDWWPDQLRVDILRQHSSLSNPMEKDFDYAEAFQSLDLESVKKDLHALMTDSQDWWPADFGHYGPLFIRMAWHSAGTYRVGDGRGGAGAGQQRFAPLNSWPDNVSLDKARRLLWPIKQKYGKKISWADLLILTGNVALESMGFKTFGFAGGREDVWEPDQDVYWGTEKTWLGGDLRYAHGSPGVEGHGVLPAEDDSEVNHSRNLEKPLAAVQMGLIYVNPEGPDGNPDPILAAKDIRDTFGRMAMNDEETVALIAGGHTFGKTHGAGPADHVGKEPEAAGIEAQGFGWNSSYKSGKGPDAISSGLEVTWTEKPTEWSNLFFKNLFENEWELTKSPAGAHQWVAKNGANIIPDAFDPNKKHRATMLTTDLSLRFDPVYEKISRNFFENPDAFADAFSRAWFKLTHRDMGPKVRYLGSEVPSEELIWQDPIPEVNHELVDNSDVDSLKSKILNSGLSISELVSTAWASASTFRGSDKRGGANGARIRLAPQKDWAVNNPVQLQKVLSVLENIQNDFNNSQSGNKRVSLADLIVLAGSTAVEKAARDAGQNVSVPFAPGRMDSSQEQTDVESMGYLEPAADGFRNYLKKKFSVSTESLLIDKAQLLTLTAPELTVLIGGMRALDTNFDGSKNGIFTQRPGILTNDFFVNLLDIKTQWKAISEDNELYMGTDRSSGQPKWTASRADLVFGSNSELRALAEVYASSDAQEKFVKDFVAAWTKVMNLDRFDLK; encoded by the coding sequence ATGGAAAATGATTTAAACGACATTAGTAAATGCCCGTTTCATAACGGAACTATGAAAAAAGAAAACGTTGCAGGAGGCGGAACCAACAATAAAGATTGGTGGCCGGATCAGTTAAGGGTTGATATTCTAAGACAGCATTCGTCTTTATCAAATCCTATGGAAAAAGATTTTGATTATGCTGAAGCTTTTCAAAGTCTCGATCTAGAAAGTGTAAAAAAAGATCTTCATGCATTAATGACCGATTCGCAGGATTGGTGGCCTGCAGATTTTGGACATTACGGACCTTTGTTCATTCGTATGGCTTGGCACAGCGCAGGAACGTATCGTGTAGGTGACGGAAGAGGTGGAGCGGGAGCGGGACAACAGCGTTTTGCGCCACTAAACAGCTGGCCGGATAATGTAAGTTTAGATAAAGCAAGAAGGTTACTTTGGCCAATCAAACAAAAATATGGCAAAAAAATATCATGGGCAGATCTTTTAATTCTTACAGGAAATGTTGCTCTTGAATCAATGGGTTTCAAAACTTTTGGGTTTGCAGGAGGTCGTGAAGATGTTTGGGAACCAGATCAGGATGTATATTGGGGAACGGAAAAAACTTGGTTAGGCGGAGATCTTCGTTATGCACACGGTTCTCCGGGTGTTGAAGGTCATGGTGTTCTTCCCGCAGAAGATGATTCTGAAGTTAATCATTCCAGAAATCTTGAAAAGCCTTTGGCGGCAGTGCAAATGGGACTTATCTATGTAAATCCTGAAGGTCCGGACGGAAATCCTGACCCGATTTTAGCAGCAAAAGATATTCGTGATACTTTCGGAAGAATGGCAATGAATGATGAGGAAACAGTTGCGTTAATTGCAGGTGGACATACATTTGGTAAAACTCACGGTGCAGGCCCCGCAGATCATGTAGGCAAAGAACCTGAAGCAGCCGGAATTGAAGCGCAAGGATTTGGATGGAACAGTTCTTATAAATCTGGAAAAGGTCCTGATGCAATCTCAAGTGGATTAGAAGTAACTTGGACTGAAAAACCAACGGAATGGAGTAATCTTTTCTTTAAAAATTTATTTGAAAACGAATGGGAATTGACTAAAAGTCCAGCTGGAGCTCATCAATGGGTGGCGAAAAACGGAGCCAACATTATTCCTGATGCCTTTGATCCCAATAAAAAACACAGAGCAACCATGCTTACAACGGATCTTTCGTTAAGATTTGATCCTGTTTATGAAAAAATATCAAGAAACTTTTTTGAAAATCCTGATGCTTTTGCAGATGCCTTTTCTCGTGCCTGGTTTAAATTGACACATAGAGATATGGGGCCGAAAGTTCGTTATTTAGGTTCTGAAGTTCCTTCTGAGGAATTAATCTGGCAAGATCCGATTCCTGAAGTGAATCATGAATTGGTAGATAATTCTGATGTTGATTCTTTAAAATCAAAAATTTTAAATTCTGGATTAAGTATTTCTGAATTGGTTTCTACAGCTTGGGCTTCAGCTTCAACTTTCAGAGGGAGTGACAAACGAGGAGGAGCAAACGGAGCAAGAATTCGTTTGGCTCCGCAAAAAGATTGGGCAGTGAACAATCCTGTTCAGTTGCAGAAAGTTTTATCTGTTTTGGAAAATATTCAGAATGATTTTAATAATTCTCAATCTGGAAATAAAAGAGTCTCATTAGCAGATTTAATTGTTTTGGCAGGAAGTACAGCGGTTGAAAAAGCAGCAAGAGATGCCGGACAAAATGTTTCTGTTCCTTTTGCTCCGGGTCGTATGGATTCTTCACAAGAGCAGACAGATGTAGAGTCAATGGGATATTTGGAGCCTGCAGCAGATGGTTTTAGAAATTATTTAAAGAAAAAATTCTCAGTTTCTACAGAATCTTTATTAATTGATAAAGCGCAATTGTTAACGCTTACTGCGCCGGAATTAACGGTGTTGATTGGTGGAATGCGTGCTTTAGATACCAATTTTGATGGTTCTAAAAACGGAATATTTACTCAGCGTCCCGGAATTCTAACAAATGATTTCTTTGTAAATCTTTTGGATATAAAAACGCAATGGAAAGCTATTTCAGAAGATAACGAATTGTATATGGGGACTGATCGATCAAGCGGACAACCAAAATGGACAGCAAGTCGTGCAGATTTAGTCTTCGGTTCAAATTCTGAATTGAGAGCATTAGCTGAAGTATATGCAAGTTCGGATGCTCAGGAGAAATTTGTAAAAGATTTTGTGGCAGCTTGGACGAAAGTAATGAACTTAGACCGATTTGATTTAAAATAG
- a CDS encoding heme-binding domain-containing protein, whose product MKKVMIILLVAFIIIQFFPIDKTNKPLNPGMDFLKIKTHTSPEIAKLITNSCYDCHSDETKYPWYTNLAPASWWIKNHIDEGRKHLNFSTFATYEPKRQIHKMEECVEMLEKHEMPLESYYLGHQDAKLTEAQRKELITYFKREIRETKFKTE is encoded by the coding sequence ATGAAAAAAGTAATGATCATTCTTCTTGTCGCTTTTATAATCATCCAGTTTTTTCCGATTGATAAAACCAACAAGCCGTTGAATCCGGGAATGGATTTTTTAAAAATTAAAACCCATACTTCTCCGGAAATAGCAAAACTGATTACCAACTCGTGTTACGACTGTCATTCTGACGAAACTAAATATCCATGGTACACCAATCTTGCTCCGGCTTCCTGGTGGATAAAAAATCACATCGATGAAGGAAGAAAACATCTTAATTTCTCTACATTTGCTACTTACGAGCCGAAGAGACAGATCCATAAAATGGAGGAATGTGTAGAAATGCTCGAGAAACATGAAATGCCTTTGGAATCTTATTATTTGGGACATCAAGACGCGAAACTAACCGAAGCTCAAAGAAAAGAACTGATTACTTATTTTAAAAGAGAGATTCGGGAAACAAAATTTAAAACAGAATAA